TCTTAAAAAAGAGGATGTGGGTGGATATTGTTCCACCCGACTCGATGATTCAAGATATTGAACCTCGGGTTGTGTCCCCCTAAAATTGTTGCGGGAGTTTTGTGGATGAAAAGAATGATTTGTTAAAGACTTAAAGGAGCTCTGTGTTGGGCCCACTAACCTTTTTATGCTTCGAGAATGACTGCGACATGGGTCTCCAGGAATTTTTAAACAATCGGCTCCTAAACGGTGTGTCATGGGCCGACCAATTTGACTTTCTAGGATTTCTTGGCCCAGCAGTCATAAAACAGAGTTGGAGTTTCTATTTAGAATATCAGCGCCTTTAGCTTATAATAATTGGTTGTTTTGTTATGTGACATTCTTTTAatgatgtaattaaaaaaaattcattaagtattaacaatttaattttgttaCACTGTAACTTTATACGTACATTAAATTAGGTATcattatatcaataaaaataactatcttttatattaattacataaataattatttaaaagaataaatataattgaACAACTATGTAAAATACTATCGGTGGTTAGTACATTAatattaaattcaaatatattaaatatatataaattgttCGTGAATATAATTATGACTACTTTTACTTGCATGACATTTTTTATGTTCTAATTGAGTGATTTCATGATGCTGTATGAATTGTTGGAATAATGATAAACTTCTTTTTTGCCACAAAATTGGTTCTAACTCTTCTCAACCATTTGTTTTTCTCTGACTTGTTACAATCGTCATTTTCATGTGAATTTCGTGAGAAAATTTTTACATGAAATAGCTAGCCCTCCAAATGATAGCCATATTCACACTCCCATATGGTTTTGTTGACTAAAAAAATATTGCTGTAAGGAAAAGAATTTTTCGCttctataaatataaaaagctaTGTTGATTATGACTTATGATGAGTGTATAAACtgtaaataattatatataattgcATATTGATACGTGTTAATTTAATTGACTGCTTGAAAAGGTTAGTagaaattatatcaaattagaCAAAGACTATTCTTTATTGAATGTGGGTAAAGGATTCAATAAGTTGGCAAGAGTAGGTAAAGAGAAAGAGCAACTGGGCAAGGGTAGGTGAATATGAATATGAATATCTCAGACTATTATGGCTGCTGTAACCGTGAGACTTAAACAACCACATAAATGCTTACATACTATGCTATATTTCATACTTGATAATGAGGATAGTTAAGTGGGAGTGTGACTTATTAGCTTTAGATCTTTGACTATTTTACTTTCCTTTGTTGAGTCTTATCTTCTCCTTGCAATAGCATATCTTAATGCTagaaaaaaaagtcaaatagaTATTTATACTAAAAGATTCTATCTTAATTAATCATGGTGACACAGGATCTGCCGGCTCCAAACATCGTAAAGCTGAGGCTATAGGCATCTCACTTAGTGTAGTTGCTATAGTTTTGGGATTGGTTGCTATTTGTTACTTAAGGAAGAAGAAACAACACAGAGGTAATGTATAATGTCCTTCATATGAATGCCTATATACATAGGATATGTTGTTTGTGCAACATAAATAAATTTTCACTATTCCAGGTTCAATCCACAGAAGTCATGATTTGCTAATGAATGAGGGGGTGCCTTCTAGAGGACACTCGGGTGACAGGAACATGGATGATCTAGAGTTGCCCATGTTTGATTTTGATACCTTAACAATGGCTACCAACAACTTCTCTCAAGATAATAAACTTGGACAAGGAGGATTTGGTAGTGTTTATAGGGTAAGTTGTTTTTTCATTACTTAGCTGCCATCATTCCTTAAAATTGCTGGTCACTCAACAAAACACCTATACTTATGACTATGACTATATCAGGGAAGTTTGATTGAAAGCCAAGAAATTGCTGTGAAGAGGTTATCAAAAGACTCTggacaaggaattgaggagttTAAGAATGAGGTCAAGTTAATTGTCAAGCTCCAACATCGAAACCTTGTTCGGCTGCTTGGTTGCTGCATTGAGAAGGATGAGAAGATGTTGGTGTATGAATATATGGAAAACAGAAGCCTTGACTCCATTTTGTTTGGTAACTAGCTTCAACACATACTTGTTTTGCTTACTATGTGCTTCATTggttttaatttgtttgaatACTTTATACTAATGAGAATTTATGTGTTCAGACAAAGTTAAAAGATCCTTGCTAGATTGGAAAAGTCGATTCAATATTATATGTGGAATAGCTAGAGGACTTCTTTATTTGCACCAAGATTCTAGATTTCGGATTATTCATAGGGATCTCAAAGCAAGCAATATTCTACTTGACAGTGAAATGAACCCAAAGATATCTGACTTTGGGATGGCCAGAATTTTTGGAAGTAATCAAACAGAAGCAAATACAATAAGAGTTGTTGGAACATAGTAAGTACAACAATAGCTTATCATACTACTTCCGAAAATATCAAATATGGTAATTTTCTTATGTCTTTGTTTCTGATATGCAGTGGTTATATGTCTCCTGAATATGCTATGGACGGAAATTTCTCAGTAAAATCTGACGTTTTTAGTTTCGGAGTTCTAGTATTGGAAATCATTACGGGCAAGAAAAATAGAGGGTTTTACTATGCCAATGATGAATTGAATCTTTTGGGCAACGTAAGTGAAAGAGCTTCCTTAATTAGAGTATTACCTATTTACATGAAAATATGATTCTCCTTCCAAGAAATAATCTGTTGCACTTTCTTGCAGGTGTGGAGGCAATGGAATGAAGGAACTGCTTTAGAACTAGTTGATCAATCCATTGGCAATTCATATGCAGAATCTGAAGTTCTAAGATGCATACATGTTGGTCTCTTATGTGTCCAAGAACGTGCAGAAGATAGACCAACAATGTCCTCGGTAGTTTTAATGTTGAGTAGTGAAGCTGCATTAATGCCACGTCCTAAAAATCCTGGCTTTTCTCTAAGAAAGAATCATCCAGAGACTGATTCATCTTCAAGTAATCAAGATAAAACATGGAGTGTGAATCAAGTCACAGTCACAATGCTAAATGCTAGGTAGCGAAAGAAATTTGAAATCATATAATATACTTGTATATTCTCAAAAGAATGAAAATTTTTCTtaattcatttttctcattttataGTTGCGGCTTCTTCTAGATctattttgatattattttgGTGTAATATGTAAGAAATGAATTCACTGATAGAAAAAAGGGAATATTCTCCTTGGTTCAAATTATCTGTCATTTACACATTTTAACAAATATTTATTACGAGCTTCCTTTATTTTTCACAGCAATATAGTTATGTGATTGTGTCTAGTAGTTGCAGAATTTATGAACTAAATAGAAACTAATATCTATTTCATTAAAGATTGCACAAATATCATATTCTTTCATAACagcatagaaaaatattacATTCAAAGGCCTAAGAGCATGAGGAGGAAACTCAGtatttatgaaaattaaaattaaggtATCCAACGAGTTTACAATGTGGAAAAAGTTGAGTGAGGTGAAGGTGCAGAAGAGGTAAATATAAGGGTTTGTTGAAGCACTCATGTTACAGTACTAATTAGGTGAGAGTTTGTTCTTCAAAACAAATGGAGGAATATTAGACTTATTGATCATGTCCAAGATATTCTCTTGATATTTATATTGCTTGCTTCTTCTAAAAAGTTTAAATCTCTACCAGTTATTcattaccttttttttttttttcattagtATTGATCATAACTCATGACTTTTCCATGCCAAGGCAAGTGtatattttcttaaaattttcaTCAGTTAGAGTCCTTACCCAATGGCATGCACTCAGATTACTATACAATCACTTGGtatgcattgttattattagGGTATTtgctaaattaattaatgacgTTTATGTTATATAATGTAGATATGGCATGGTTTTAAGTTTGAAAATCCAAATTTTGATGTGGTCCAGACAAGGTCAAATTCTGAATAGAGGGCCACAcggattgaaaacaatttgttgagTGTTGACTGTGAAGGTGACTTTGATTGACTGAGGCCACAGGGTTACATTGCAATGATTGCATATTAAaatgggtttttttttttttttttccatttttacATTGCAAATAGTTTTAACAAGTCTACCACGTTACCATGGATAATTAATATTTCATAGTAGCCATACTTTGTGCATATTTTAGCgccattattttgttaaaaaaagatcttttttcaatgaaaaaagatctttttttattttttaacgtgtttggcaaatttctaatagtaaaaataaaatcactaataaaataaaaaaaaatcttttttgagaagctgtaatttacatctttttttaaaagatcttttttccttaaaaaaagatatttttcatgtaataaataaacaaaaaagtacttttatattgttatacccaaacataattgatagataaaaagatttttttacatgaaatatccaaacataaaattacttttacttctttataagatcttttaaaaaaagataattcgaaaaaagatcttttcttaAAAGCTCACCCAAACAAGCCCTTTATAGTGTGTTGTATAGTTATAAGTACAACATACTGCAATAGAAAATTAACATTTAAAATGCTCATATTCACATATTATTGCTTGTGTCAAAATTCTGATTCTAGCTACTTACAATCTTGATTTCTGTGGACTTTTGCTCATCAACATGAACTTTGCAATTAGACTCACTTCAATTCCCTACCTGCCATCTACTACTGTTATTGTGACTTGGTTCACTGAGTATTCTTCTTCATTAGCTGAAGAAGAAACAGTTTCAGCAGGACTCCTTCCAAGGACAAACCCGGGGTTTCTAGGCTGTGGCATTGATGCATTTTCGCTACTTAACATCAACACCACAGAAGATATTGTTGGTCTATCTTCTGCTCTTTCTTGCACACATATCAGCCCAACTTGTATGCATCTCAGTACTTCTGTTTCTGAATAGGAATCACCAAATGATGAATCTATCAGTTCTAATGCCCTCCCTTCTTTCCATAACCTCCATGCCTGCAGTAATGCAAAAATAAATGTAATCTTACAAGATAATATATAACAGTAACACTCCAGTCTCTAGGGAATGTGGCTTTTCTCTTACATGTCCCAGAAGATTTATCTCTTCTGAGGAATAAAATCCTTTGTTCTTTTTGCCGCTTATGATCTCTAGCACAAGAACGCCAAAACTGAAAACATCAGACTTAACTGAGAAGAGTCCGTCCATTGCATATTCTGGCGACATATAGCCACTGCATATGTATAAGAACATGTTAATGATGAGTTTATCAGCCATATCATTTTTAAAGAAAACTATTGTTATTATGTTACACTCACTATGTTCCAACAACTCTCCTTGTGTTTGCTTGAGTTTGATCGCTGCAGAAAATTCTAGCCATTCCAAAATCCGATATCTTTGGGTTCATTTCTCTATCCAGCAGAATATTACTTGCCTTGAGATCCCTGTGGATAATTCTAAGTCTGGAGTCTTGGTGAAGATAAAGAAGTCCTCTAGATATTCCACATATAATATCGAATCGCATTTGCCAGTCAAGCAAACAACATTTGTCTTTGTCTGGAATAAGTTTCAAACAGTCAGTTATATATGTTTCAGAAGGAGGGATTTTCTAGTTTGAAGGTGCAAATGATAAAACAACTCACCAAATAAAATAGATTCAAGGCTGTTGTTTTCCATGTATTCATAAACCAACATCTGCTCCTCCTTTTCAATGCAGCAACCAAACAATCTTACAAGATTTCTGTGTTGAAGCTTTGCCATTGACTTGACCTCATTCTTGAATTCTTCATTTCCTTGGCCAGAGCTTTTGGACAACCTTTTCACAGCAATCTCTAGTCCTTCAACCAACCTACCCTGATATTACCACACTTTACATTATTTAGATTTCTTGAATATGAGTATATAACATAATGTACCAAAAAAACTCTTAAAGCATGTACCCTGTAAACACTTCCAAAACCACCTTCTCCGAGCTTATTTTCTTCAGAGAAGTTGTTAGTGGCCATTGTTAGTGTTGTGAAATCAAACAATGGCAACTCTAAGTCATCCATGGTGCGTTCACCTGAGAGTTCTCTGCTGGCTGAAATTACTCTCTCAAAGGAACCTGATTCAAGGAAAGGAAAACATTGCAGCCtaacaagaaggaaaaatatcACCTCAGTATCAAATGATAGACATTAGTATTCCATTATTACCTTTCTGATTGGTTTTCCTTTTCCATATACTTTtcaattttctcttcttccataAAAGAAACAAGCTCAGGCCCAAAATTACACTAGCAACTGCACCAAATGTAATGCCTACTATTTTGCCTACATTATTGTTCTTTCCTGAGCTACCACCAGATCCATTGTCCATGTCAACTgtggaaaagataaaaattgaagGACTATAACTAATTGTTAAGGTAATACAAGATTAGGAGGTAATATAAGATTAGAGATACTTGCCTACATCAGAAGATGCTAATCTGATAAAGAGATCTTCGCCAGCAACAGAAAACTTCCTCGTGTCTAAGAGTTCATCACTCCACATCACACAACCAGTTCCTCCATCTGTGATCTCAACATTAGCATAGGCAGTGCAAGAGCAATTTTTCAAGCACATAGCTTCACATTCTTGAAGAGTCATGCTTCTGTTCACAAACACTCTTGTTGTTTCTGGTGGTTCCACATGTTGCAGCTTCAGAAACTTGTCTCTCCCACAATCCAATCTTGTCTTTCTAACACAACCATTAGAAAAGTCCCTGAAATCCCACTCTCTCTGGTTCTTGACACTGAAGCCTTGAATACAACTGCATACTGGGAAAGCATTGGAGTCACAGATACCATATGGACCACAGATACCATACTTGTCACATTCACCACTTGGTGCAAACCATAGCTTCTTCCAGCTTTGGCTACTTTCCACCCACACAAGACGTTGAATTTCGCCATTCCAGCTCACAGTTTTTCTTGAAAACTTGGACTGATTGATAGCTGAAAGTATGTAGTACACTTCATGTGAATCCACAGACATATTATCTTGAAGAACAGCATTTGATGACACCACTGGTATTTCACTGAATCTCACTCCATTCCATGGTCCACTTCTATGTACCTTAACTTGCTTATTCCATAAAAAAATTTCTGGTAGCCCAAGTTTTTCCATCCTAAAAGAAAAATCACCACTTGAAGGGTCATCTTGGCTCTTCCATGATGTTATATAGAGCTCAATACCAGTGTCCAAGTTCCAACCAAGCTTCATTCCCGGCAACAAAGTATCTGTTGGATAATCAAAGCTCTGCCATAGATAGTTGCCATCAATTGCGCCATTTTTGTTTGCTTCTCTGAGAATCAAGTTTCCTGTATCCAAAAGCTGAAGAACTGGATTTGTAGCAGTGGTTTCATTTGAGGACCAAATAGCATTTCCTGCATGATCAAGAAGAACAAGGTTCCCCCTTGCTCCAATCTTGAGAGTTCCATTGGTATCCTTAAGTGGGGTGTCTCGGTTTGCAACCCAAACTACTGTTCTTTGAGGAATGTCCTTGTACCATATTCCTAAGTACCATGTGGAGATGTTGGTTCCATTGAAGAAGCCGAACTCAAACACTTGCTTTGAGGATACAAGTGTTTGGTTGATCCCAAGTGACTGTCTTGCACTCAaggtatccacagagattacaATATTGAAAAAGGAACTGAATGAGAAGATGAAGGCACAGAAGAAATAGACAATAAGATTTGTAGAAGCACTCATATTATTGCAGTGGTAATTAGGTGAGAGTTGTTCCTCAAAACATTTATGATTGATACTTACATTATTGCAGCCTCTGAAAACGTGTTACTATTAGTTAACTTGTACCAATGACTTTTCCATGCTGTAAAAGGCATTTGTGTCAGTGTGTCAGAAATAGCCAACTAATCGATGTTAATAAATTATGAAATGGTAAATACTCAATTATgccagaaattatttttaatatgaaaggAGAAATGGTGTTTTATATTATGCAACACGTCCCCACGTGTTGGTTAAGATACTGCCACGTGTCCAACACGCCTTCCACGTGTTGACCAGAATACTGTCATGTGTCCAACACGCTCCCCACGTATTGATTTCTCACCTGAAAAATCTACTCATCTATAATTACACCAAATACTCCTATTTCCAACAaaaacaccaatattttttttccatataaaaaaattaacccaATTATGCCACCTATTAAAGAAATGAGCAATCTAACTTTATTGTTTGTTAGCACCATATTCACACCTTTAAACGCAGGTAACGACGAACATGCATGTTTTTTATTATACATTGAAAACAGTGACGTGTAAACTAATAATATATGTTATTACATCCCTTTTCCACACGGCAAAACCTCTGATgagtttataaatttaatataagaTGAGAGTGATTGGTCCAACAGTGGATGATACAAAATTGATacaagattttttattttttggacgTCGATACAAGATTAACATACAATATAAATCAACAAAAGCAGACTTTGTCAGTTAGGTAGTGTACGGTATCCCTTTAACATCAAACGGATCTTGTTATACCTCAGCACGTCAACCCGCATTCGAAAATAAAATGACGTTATCCTAACAAATCACTCCTCACAATCTCGCTCAAAAATCGGCCACGATGATCTCGACTCAAACCGATGACTTATTCGTCACTGATCAGTCTATAAAAACGAGCGTAGAGCCGACTAGAGAGGGCAGACTATCAAACAAACAACTCACTAATTATATACTTGTTTTCTTAAGTAATTCTTTATTAACTTGAGTGTCGAAATCCATTTTGCAGGTACCACGTTCGAGTTCGAGTTCACGAGAGTATTCCAATTTTAGTTTGAGCTAATAGATGCACCAAGACTGATGTAAAGCCGACATATAGCTCGGAAGGAGTATTCTTGCTAGAACATTAGACGTCTATCGTGGGGCCGCGTCTCACTTTTAGTTTTGATTTAACACCACTATATTCATTTTGCATTTCCTCTTCTTTTCAGGAAGTCCAATCATAACGGATCATTCAGTAACACCTCAGGTCAATCCGACCAACGCCGAGCTCTTGGCAGCTAACGCCGTCTTTCAGGCCGAAAACCAGCGAATGGCCGAATTGTTAGCAGTTGTGCAGAACAAGGGCGGGGAAAAGGACGATCATAAGAAAGTCAATGCCGATCTCCATGAAGAACAACAATCAGAGTCAAACGCAAAGACAGGAGAAACTCTTCTCAAAACCAAAAAATGACGGAAGGGGATCAGAGATCCTAAAATTCACGTcacaaaatttgaatttatgaTGTTCCTTAACAGTGACTCCGATCTCATCTTGTGCcgatctttttcaatttttttagatGGAGCCACTTTATTATGGTTTTCCAACTTGCCTGCAAGTTCAATATCCAGCTTTGATGAATTTTCCAAATTGTTTATAAACCACTTTGCGGCATCCAAAATCTATATGCGAGATTCAGACTATCTCAGTACGATCAAGTAAGGACAACATGAGAGTTTGAAGGATTACATGACACGCTTCACCACAGCAGCCATGAAAATCCCTAATCTCAACCTAGAAGTACAGCTACATGCCATAAATAGTGGTCTCCAACCTGAGAAATTCCAAGAAGCAATAGTTGTTGCGAAACCAAAGACATTGGAGGAATTCCGAAACAAAGTGACTGGACAAATCGAAATAGAAGAATTACGCGAAGCTCGGAGGAATGAAAGACCACCATctaggaaggaagaagaaaaaccTCAAAGGTCCCAAAATAAAGACTCCAAAAGGCCTTTCAAACTAACCCTGAAGTTTGACTCATATACCAGGTTCAACACCAAAAAGGAAGACATTATTAAGGAGACACTACACAACAAACTAATAAAACCACTGAGCAAAACAGGAACATACTAGGATCAGAAGTATGTCAATAGAAGCAAACATTATGCATTTCACCAAAAGTTCGGCCACACCACTGATGAATGTGTGGTAGCTAGAGACTTGTTGGAAAGATTAGCAAAGCAGGGCTTACTGGACAAATATGTCACTTGCAGAAACCAGAAAGAACCAACCAGGGACACCGACAGATCGAGCTATAGTTTGGATCATAAAGAAAAAGGGACTTGGCATGGACCGGTCGAAACCCCCACTTCTAAGGGAGTTATAAACTACATTTCAGGTGGCTTCGCTGGAGGATGAGCTACTAATACAGCCAGGAAGAGAAGTTACCGATCCATGATGACAATGGGAGGATCTCATCAAGGGCTGCCAACTTCGGCCTCAGCCGCCCAGATTACCTTCGGTACTACTGACTTTAAGTCTCAGGCCCCGAATTTAGATGATCCAGTGGTGATCTCAATACAAGTGGGAGAGCTAACAGTAAAAAAGGTCCTACTCGACCCTGGAAGCAGTGCCGATGTCTTGTTCTACTCCACATTCAAGAAGATGCAACTAAGTAACAAGGCATTACAACTATTAGGCGGAGAATTGGTAGGGTTCTCCAGCGAAACAGTCCCTGTATTAGGTTACGTATGGTTAAGAACAACATTAGGGGAATCCCCAAACACAAAAACGCTAAATATTCAATTTTTAGTAGTCGACTGTGTTAGTCCTTATAATGTTATTTTGGGACGTCCGTCCCTTAACTCTTTCGGAGTCATTGTCTCCACAATTCATCTCTGTATGAAGTTCTTTGTGCAGGATAACATAGTGG
This sequence is a window from Arachis stenosperma cultivar V10309 chromosome 10, arast.V10309.gnm1.PFL2, whole genome shotgun sequence. Protein-coding genes within it:
- the LOC130955931 gene encoding receptor-like serine/threonine-protein kinase SD1-8, yielding MSASTNLIVYFFCAFIFSFSSFFNIVISVDTLSARQSLGINQTLVSSKQVFEFGFFNGTNISTWYLGIWYKDIPQRTVVWVANRDTPLKDTNGTLKIGARGNLVLLDHAGNAIWSSNETTATNPVLQLLDTGNLILREANKNGAIDGNYLWQSFDYPTDTLLPGMKLGWNLDTGIELYITSWKSQDDPSSGDFSFRMEKLGLPEIFLWNKQVKVHRSGPWNGVRFSEIPVVSSNAVLQDNMSVDSHEVYYILSAINQSKFSRKTVSWNGEIQRLVWVESSQSWKKLWFAPSGECDKYGICGPYGICDSNAFPVCSCIQGFSVKNQREWDFRDFSNGCVRKTRLDCGRDKFLKLQHVEPPETTRVFVNRSMTLQECEAMCLKNCSCTAYANVEITDGGTGCVMWSDELLDTRKFSVAGEDLFIRLASSDVVDMDNGSGGSSGKNNNVGKIVGITFGAVASVILGLSLFLLWKKRKLKSIWKRKTNQKGSFERVISASRELSGERTMDDLELPLFDFTTLTMATNNFSEENKLGEGGFGSVYRGRLVEGLEIAVKRLSKSSGQGNEEFKNEVKSMAKLQHRNLVRLFGCCIEKEEQMLVYEYMENNSLESILFDKDKCCLLDWQMRFDIICGISRGLLYLHQDSRLRIIHRDLKASNILLDREMNPKISDFGMARIFCSDQTQANTRRVVGTYGYMSPEYAMDGLFSVKSDVFSFGVLVLEIISGKKNKGFYSSEEINLLGHAWRLWKEGRALELIDSSFGDSYSETEVLRCIQVGLICVQERAEDRPTISSVVLMLSSENASMPQPRNPGFVLGRSPAETVSSSANEEEYSVNQVTITVVDGR